A window of Rhipicephalus sanguineus isolate Rsan-2018 unplaced genomic scaffold, BIME_Rsan_1.4 Seq8493, whole genome shotgun sequence genomic DNA:
AAAAACCTTGCTATGGCAACTCTAGCGTATGTACACTTTCGCCACAATAATCCCGGAGTGTGTGGCTCTCGGTCGCTGCACTGTTGTTACTAGGGGCAAGATTGCGATGTAGCTTTTTTTAACGTAGCTTACAGTTGGTTCCCCCAGAGCAGAGCCTGCAGGCTCGTGCACTGTCTGGGGACTTCCGCCGCCCTCAGCCATTGCCCGCACCGCCAAGGGTCTCAGTCGGGGACATGCCGGGGCACCAGCGGCTTGCAGGTGAACTTTCACACCTTGCTCTTCATGTTGCTTATTGTACTCAATGTGTCAATAAataaacttcttactataacaggcgTTCGTGATCCCTGCTGCGGCTGCCGCTGGCTCGTCCGAAGAGGATGTGGCCCCAGCTCGTAAGTTTGACCGTGTTTTTCTATTAACAGTGTCAGTAGTTTAATAAAATAaccattttcatgttaccatgtcagAGCCTTGAAACACTTGTGCTGTAGGTGTCTGCTGTGAAGTAAAAAGGATTGATTATGTTTTCAGTACCCCGCGCCAacgacggcggcggcagcagacgacgactGCCCGCAGTCTACTGCCTCGCGTGGCAGACCAGCAGCAGCAGACTAACACGGTTCGTAGATACCAAATTAATTAACAGCAGATGAttttacatgctcacaggtgatgctcatgcgtgcaggtaTATGTTAGCTAAAGCAAACATGTGGGTCATAAAGTTATACACAAGAAAAATAAATGTCGAAAACAGTTGTAGGTGAGCTAACTGCTTGCATGACTGTCAGACGGAATAAGGTGTCCTGCATTACAGTTATCGTGAAACATAGTAAATTTGCGTTGGAAAAAATGTGTAACGTCTCATGATGGTTCCCTGTTGTGTCACATGCTTCTAAAGCATAATTGGAAATGCGCTATTGTTtaatatatgctgaaaaaaaaactcTGTATGCAAATACTTTACATAGCCATCATGCACATTTTGCACCTGTGTCACACCTATTTGCTGCATGTTTTGCATATTGCAGCAACTGgagtttcggaaggagattgtgtcggtAACctcgtaaagccgggcaaacggttatgtagccctgaaaagggctgtttggtttcttCTTGTGCAGAGGTggtggaggtgcgagatgcgtttgacgAGATGAGCAAGAATGAATTCTGGCACCgttttggtctgtccaaacgatgTACATGGTTGTGCGGTACACTGGCACCGTTGATGGATGCCGTTGggccagtggattttcaacagagaggaaactGTTAcgcacactgaaactcttcacgaacagaagcttccagcgaagagtccaTAACGAGAAATGCATGGATGATAacggcaacacatttcttggtttccagctcctGGCACAGCTGCGCGATATTGGTGATCGGCAGGCCGCGGCGCTGGAGCTGCTCGCCGacaacaccaggcggcagggcgaGGCACTGCAGCAGCTCGCCGACGAGGCCAGGCGTCATCGAGCAGCCGCTGAACGTCAGGCTCGGAGTCTTGATGACGTCGTGCGCGAGCTGCAGGGCATCGGTGCCTTCGTCCGGGCCCTCACTGCGGCGCTTCAGCAGCAGCCACCTGCGCCATAATGTACATTTGTATAtagtatttgtttgttttttttttgttggtgtcctgtgttttttctttgtcttgtgtATTCCGTTTTTCCCTACATATCACGAGATGTGATTTGTAGGTATGTTACGCTGATGCCCCgtgattttttttgtcatatatctctttgttttcctttcttatcacgagctgtgatttttttcttctcttatgtattccttttttcttttcgctttcaTATCACGGGCTGTGGTATGTATTGGTTCGCTTCAGTGGCatcctgcaatcttttttttatgttttcccTTTTTTATGTTCATATCACGAGCTGTGGTATGTTGATTTATTTTAGTGGCAccctgcaatcttttttttttcttcactttcacaTCACGAGCTGTGGTATAGTGCTTTGTTTCAGTGGCACCCTGCAACTTTTTTCCTGCAAATTTTCTTTTCCTGCATATCATaggcactgatgtgctgtttcgtTATACATAACACGAAGCAGTTGCAATGGTAAATCGTGCCCTGCATTGTCGTCGTGTTTTTTTATCTCATCATGCGAGGttatgcattcagcagttttgtagtacatgtaCATAGCACAGTATGGTTGCATTTATGAAGCATGTTTTGCAATGTCATTTTTAAATCTCATCATACAATAATACATTCAGAAAATTTTGTAATATATGTGCATAGTGCAGTGCATTGTATTTATATGTTTACAGTGTAGAACAGTGCACTGTGTGTTTTCTAGTAATTTTGACACATACTAAAGCAAGGAAGAGTGCTTGTGGATAGTCTAGGTCGCACAACACTCTTGAAATGTAGCAACACCCAAACATTCATTATCTTGCTTAGAAGTGTTTCGACAACAGGAGTGGGTACCAACAGGATTAAATAATTAGAGGAAACGATCAACGACCAACAACTTGCAGATCATACGGTTGTTCAGCAATGATGGTGAtgaattgcaaaaaaaattgaGTGAGTGTGGGCCTACAACAACAAATTATGGCTAAATATAATTATGCCGAAGACAAGGATTCATGTTCAATGgcctgaaaagaagaaaagttcacaaacacaagaaaactaCAATCTATCTAGATCACTTACAAGCAAGCCTACTTTAAGTTAAGAAATTTGCCAAATAATGATGGGCTGaagcacattcggcaggcattctcaaataaCGATGGGCAACGTGCTGTTGTCCATAAAACGAAAAGTGTAAAACTTCGCCAAGAAGTGAGGACCGAGCACTGCATACCTGAACGAAAAATGTTCAGTGTGACATTTACAGGTCTGAAAACAGCAGAATCAGTCATAGAAGAACGGAAGGCACCAGACAGTGTAGTTAACACTAGCCGAATCAAATGAACCTGGGCCAGCTTCCCATGGTATCGGACATACAATTGGTGAATGTTTAAAGCAACGAAACGGTTACCACGAAATAGGAAACGTAAACAAAGGTGGATACATTTACCATTTCAACTTATAAGTTATGATGTGGACTGAGCTCGTATAAGATAGGATAAATTGGAGATCAGTAATAATTCATCATCCGGCAGTGGACATTTGACGACGAAGTGCTCTTGTGAACATTACGTGCACTGATGTTTACGACACTCAAAACAACAAAAGCCGGGGCCATATATGTTCATTATGTGACAGTGCATGGTACATTATcatggtgttcttttttttctttgtttcattttcGTTCTGACAAACCAGTCAAAATCAACcatatcgaactcgggtaaattgAATTATCGTTTATATCTAAATCTTTTTGTATAGAAAAATGTGtggctacattaaaaaaaaacagccacatacctgccaagtttggagaagcggaatccgggagatctactcaacgtgggggggggggggggggggtactgcgatataaattatatggacactgtcagcgggattttgcggtcgccactGATCTGTACATACAGAGTCCAATCCGTTAACATCGCTTATGCATTGtttgtttcacgtgcgagtaaaagcgcgctagcgctagggacgaacgcggttgaagcagagatgaaacggcccggccgtcaccgtcgcgcgaagggcacatgcgataacatcgctccgcgtgcgaggcctgtcgtcgcttgcttaccagttatttcgtcgggcaagggaccataaggggcgccatTGAGACGGGGGCGGTCGCAAGcactggcgaacacgctatctcgacagacatcggtaacggctacattaagtggagagcccagcacttaaaagcgctgggctctccacttaaagcagtagtagTCGACACaacattttgaaggcgagataacttgtgggatagatttgtgtgtacacaaaagCATCATCTTcgaatattaacggctgatataacctataacacatttaggatcaatttttaaattgcgtgtagcgcatctctacgcgaaacgtcccacctcgcgtcaccgtgacgcacggggcgcgcaatgcactggacgcgcggggcaaaactggatttccgggagattttcctatgacccgtacaaccgggagaaacgttcaaaatccgggagtctcccgagtaatccgggagacttggcatgTATGCAGCCAGAACATATGATACATCGAACAGGGCAGCACAAACCTCCCCAAGAGGTTGGCTCTCCATCGCCAGAATTTCGCTTTTCCTCATGGAAAGGGGGCCTTCCTAAATATATTAGAGATAGCGATGTGATTACGACGGTTCCACACGCAGCGAGTAGAAATTATCGCTTGCCATCAAGTGCTTTCTACCAAAATTTCGCGTCATTGTGCCCACCTGGCGGATCACAGTTCATTTCTTTGCTCCTTTTGTTAGCCTGATACGTGTCATAAAATGTAAAAGCTATGCTGATCTCTGCGAAGTTGGTGGTATTAATACAACCGAACATGGGGAAAAGAAGCCTTCATCTCCACCgtgtacagcatcccaagaagcatgCTCAGTACAATTCTCAAAGACAAGGCAGACAGAAGCTTTCGGAGCCGGATGAGTACGTACAGCTGTCACTGACGTGCACATTATATGTTCGCGTGTACAACTCACCCGTGCACATAACTGTGCGTCGCCAAATGCAAATTATGGAaaatacaaaatgaaaaaaattccCGTGCATTGCCATGACGGTGTCTTTCATACATTCTTGTAAAACAGTGGCAGAAGGCCTACGTATGCACCTAAGAGGCAGTAAAATCTTCAACAGTTTTATGTCGAGTTGTTCGATATGtcaaagtaattgcagttttttagcgagttcgatatatctggGCTCAACCGTATCTTGTTTTCATGTACTGCAATGACTTTTGTGTTGCGAAGTGTGTATCTTGATGCAAAGTAATGGGCATGTATATAATATAAAAGGAAGATACTTttatattttccttttcattaaaTATGAGGGGTGTTCATTTACTTTGCTTTATATGTGCATTGCTCGCAATACAAGTAATGATTTACTTCTGATACCACCCATGTCGTTCACTTCATGTTTACCACGATCCTTGTTGCACAAAAGCTAGCCCATGTTGCTGTCCTGTTGAAACAGCCTTTACAGGTTACCACtgtggctgtgaatggcaccgtGTGCCATTCACAGCTGAGCTCTCATTTGTGCTTAGTGTGAACCACCATTTGTGCTTGGTGTGAACCACAAGCTGAATCCCGTTTCATTAAAAACGTtagaagtgtagtaaaaaaattGATCTTTTTTTAAACaagccagtgacaaacacaatgaacaaagagaAACACGCACCGCGCAACGCTGCcaaggtcgttgcaggcggcggcgtacccTACGCAGGTGCTCAGCATGCGAGCCCCGTGGTCCTCTGAACAGGTTAACCacgcggttgcgctgctgctggccccTCAGGTGAACCTGCTGTGGGGCTTGCACCCGttgtggtggtagctcagctagTGATGGGGGCACCTCAGTGTTGTCgctgtcgtcatcgtcgtcgggGTCGTCGTCGTCCCCTTCGAGAGCAGGCTCACGTGCCGCTAGTGCAATACTGTGGAGAGCTGCGcaagcagcaatgatggtggCTGCTCGATCGGGGTTGTAGAGCAGGGCCCAGTGACGCTGCAAGCAGCGGAGCCTGCTCTTTAGGACCCCGATGCAcctctccacaacattgcgcatggcggtgtgggccttgttgtagtcgCTCTCAGGGGTGCCActagctggtcgtccgggcactggtgtcaggagccaCGGTTCTAATGGATAGCCAGAGTCTCCTGCACAAGAatcatgacagctgtagtgatattgtcacgtggctgtgatgTTGACAAAGGCAGCGGTCGGCATGTTCGACTAAACTTTTTCATTTtcgcgaacttgtgcccgaaaacTGAAAATACAACATGCAAGCCATTCGCACTGTAAGCtgatagcggcgtgaacagtACTCAGGTAATTTGACTATCGGTGGAACGCGTGGTCTTTTATAAAGCAGTCATCGAAACTTCCAGtgctatcgctggtgctcgcataagctctcgaatgaacttTACTATCGCGTCCTGCGTGTGATCATAAGATAATGAAGCTTTCTAGACATTGTGTCACGGTCTGTGCCAAGCGTTGAGAAACTTTTTGTGGCTGAAACTTAAATACATCAAAATAATGCAATAAGCATGCGTGAAATTATCGTCTTGAATTTGCAAACACTgccagcacttaccaagcaagcattCACCAGGCCGCAGTTCGGCTTCCAGGTCCCGACGGAGAGGGCTCCTCCGCCATACCCACCAGTCATGGCATGACCCCGGGAAACATGGATTTACATCCagaatccagaggtcggcatcacatgtctgcagaattcaattcagccAAATTTGTACCCATAAAAGACTTCGGAAAAActcatgttaatgtaactacatctgtctgcactcTTACCGACTATTCAAACATAGCTATCAACGAGTCGTCGACAAGGTAGGACTTATACCATAAGCTTTAACACGTGGGCTTGGGTTCGTCAAGGCAGTGTCAAAAAAGTAGTCTGCATGCTTACTGATTGGGACAACCCAGCTTCCGGCCACAGCAGGCTTTTAACCCAATTACTGTTGCATGTTTAAGCCAATGTATCACAAACTACATACAGCATTAAAAGCTCCTATCTGAAAAAGGGTAATGAAGCAATACGTATTTAATGCACAGGAATTTATCCATGACAACCAGCACGACAACGAGGAATCAGGACGCAGCACAGGGCAGCGAatatactacggcacattctgggagggCTACTCTCAACAAATCCACATCGAGAATCAAGGCTCAGTGTACACATAGCGATCGAGTAGCGGTGATTTTATGCACTGTGGAGGCCGCTGAACCACAGTGCAGCCCGCGTCGAATGCTTTCATTGCTTATCCTAACCGAGGTGCCCTGAAGGGCACCCactcccgttctggatagataaaaaaaaaatatatcgctCCCGCAACGTTCTGTCGCAACAGTCGCAGTAAAGCGGAAAATTTAAACAAtacaaatgaaacaattcgctacgtatacaatgcatgaataatactcacgatcatggtgttcaATGCGTAGAACCCCTTCCGCGACATGTAGTTCGCCGTGTCCGCGGGGCTCAGGCCATGGGTCTTTTGGATGGCGATGAGGGTGCCATCGACGCACCCGAGAACACCAggaatccgcccgagccgagcgaacgccgcctttgCTCGCTCCTTCGCGTCCGTGGTCTCgggaaaggccacccaccgtttctgCCCgccaacgacagtaatggcgtgtgccACCTCGTGGATGGTTtcgctgacggacgactgcgacaggccgatgaattcctcgctgccgacagctcaCTCGAAGCATCCGCTggcaaaaaatctcagcgcagacaacaccttccgctctgttgaAATCCCACTGGCTCGTTGGCACCCaatgacggggtcgagttcgtcgcacaaccaacgtaccgtacgtttcgagaaacgaaagcgacgccggaattcatactcgctcatctcatcaaacgcgtTCCGCACCTCCAACCGCTCTGCATCTTCGTCGAGAAACAACGGGAGAACACCAGCCACCGCCATTTTCACAAAATGCACtggccgcaaccgccgcatcaatcCAATCCATGCCGTGCGTAGCcgcttgttcgctcgagagaacgcgcgcGAACGGACTCGCGCTCCGTTcatttgtagcagacgacatgctcgttatgacgcggcatgacgtcaccaaaaaagaaaacatcaagcaaaaaaaagaagtggccacGCTTCTTAGAGTGGCGAGAAttctccggcttcagccaatcgcgtgcgctcatcagaacgaacgcgaacgaacggcgcagaacagagatctccgatcgcccccttggtcccctttagcgggaaatggtgtcattttttttaggagtcacgcatatttacaacaccgCGCACAAGGTATTAGGGCCACACAAAGGGAGCTTTCCTTGAAAAGATGCAAAGAAGGAAGAAAATTGAGCACGTCAATGTTctgcgaacgtctcattttcttggcATCCCTGGCAGGCGATGCCGGCCACACTAAAACGACAAATATGAGCTCCGTCGCGCCATCTTGTCAGTGACGGGAACTTGACTCCCTGGAAAAACAGCGCTATCCAAGAAGACTCGCCAGCACTCTGCGGAACTGCTGGACATCTTGGAACGTAACAACGTTGCACGGTCATCCGTGTGCCAGCTATTGTTGGCTGTTGAAGTTATGTTATAGCCAGCCGCTATTAAGTGTATGCTTCTTAACTGTTAGAAATTTGCTCTTCGCGCGCTGTCTGATTACTGCATCCATTACTAATTTCTCGCTGCCTGCATTGTGCCGTAACCACTGATCGATATTCTCTATATTTGTGCTACTTGActgttacagcaaaagctgttacaatatcacaacaacagccgattttggtggcacAGTTcactatcgcgcacaatgagaaaaaaatatgcagGATCCAGCGGCATTTCAACCCCGGCCCACTGCATAGCAGTCGAGTATTTTTCCGCACAGCCGCGCGGGTGCTTGATATTCCTTCTCAGAAAGACCCAATACAAGCGTCATATCGGCCGAGGAATAATGTCACAAGATGGAATACAGCATTGTAAaagagtcacacaacgcgaattgcacTACTAGTCAGTGGTTTAAATCTCACCTCTTATTAGAAAGGACTCAGGCATAATTTTTTGatgtcgtcagccacagcattacGAAAGTGCATATATGCCTTTCAGACGCGCAGGCGGTGCCTCGTTTCTCCACAGAAtggtgaataatggcatagtgggtacacCTCTACTTTCGCAAgcttatgatgatttatggcggcGTGAGTACTTTGCAATGTAGTTGTAGTAGTCGCGCCAAGagtgtttacaacgggctctagaaagggcgTTCCTCTGGCTTTCTCTGTGACTGTACTTCGTGCTCTGCGCAGGCCtggtattttctttctttgtcattgTTTATATTATTTTGTGCGCTGCTGTGCAGTATATAAACGTCTCGCTTTTTTCTCCGACTCTGGCCCATTGTCTGCGTCTGCTTGCGTACTGAACGTCCAACAATCTGCAATTTTCTCATTCCCCAACGACGACTTAGCGCTGTTGGAAATGTAGAGAGGGAGGCTCTCCCGCAATTGCGCTGGTTTCcacgcgtccaggcaggcggtcgcaaacctcgtcctcaagaagagctgctgttggagggaaccggactgaggagcagaagaagcgtacaggaggtttatttacatttttacatttagaGAGCTCGTTCCAGAATGTCCTTCGCATGCATCCGTTCGCGTCTTTTAACCCCTTGGCGGTCCCTAGATTCCAGACCTGGGGAAACAGGGGAAGACGTTTCCATCCAATCGGGCAGCGAATCCTGCAGGTCACCttgctggcaccgcccccagcacacgcacacacaacccaaACACGCGCATTGTTCTCACAACGATGTCGCGTCGGGGGAAGGATGCCGCCAGCATGCGGGTTGTGATGAGTCCCTCATGTCGCTGCTCGAGCCGACCACCCATACGGCCGAACGGCGGCTGCATGCCCGGCAAATCCACTGGTATGcgtctgggcagctggcgctgatttgagcgtagacgacctaccagccggagacgcacagcgcggtggtccgaggtccgtcttcggcggaaactcggcgtcgcggcctttcctggggcacaaaggcgccatgtgtcgcatttccgctccggtaccggcgacaatggtgctgtgcgacaatggtgctgtctcgagcaaattgaaaccatgcacctcctggcgcaTGAGAATCAACGGGGTGTCTTCAcgctcttccttatcgccgcacagtgaagcggctgccttttttccgtcccggcgccccgcggcaaaggatggctcgccgatcgcaacagCTCCTCCGGGGCCAGGAAACTCTCGAATGGCCAGGAACCCAATTGCTGGCCATGAAGAGGGGGTCTCGGAGTCGACGATGACTGTAGACATGCAGCCCGAAGAACCTCACACAACGGTAAACAGCAGAAAGAACGATCCAGGTGACAAAACACCACACCGCGCACAAGCGTTCAGAATCTGCCTTCAACCCGCCAGGCTTATCAAAACAAAATGTTAATAGTAAAAACTCAAAATTATGAACCTCATTAAATTTTGACCCCTGAGAGGCACATCAAATAAAGCAAGTGGCCATCTTCCCTCTTGAAGTTTCAGGCAAGACAAAATCGTTATTATGGATGATAGGTTGACTCCACTTGGGAACTATTCAGTAAACAATTACAAGACGCCTATCAAGCAAAAGGTTATAATTGAATGCTCCGACATTACATTTCAATCTCGGCTACCACGTTTGTCGGCATTTCTATTCCTTTAACCCTTTCTTATGCCGGAGGGAAAGTTGTAATCTTGGAGGACAAGACTCCATCGGAGcagggttccttttttttttttttagatgatcACTACACTTCCGCTGAATCAGACTCTCTTGGTCTGAACGACAGTTTACAGATTCATGAAGAAGCTTACGTCCTCTCCCGGTAACATGATCCGTACGCAACTCTGCCTCTCTGTACCTACACTTGTCTCAGTTCTCGGCTTATGCGATCACCTGATCATCAAGCATCgaaacaaaacaaattagattAACCTTCCTACATCAGGCCCGTCTGGTTAATCTTACCTACCGATGTTGGCACTTACAATATCAAACGCACAAAGCTCTTCTGAGCACATTAACTCTAGGTTATACTCTCATTCATGGAGCGCTGCACTACTTAAAACACACGATTGGCGGCACGCCCAATTCTTCCAAACAAAGTGCGTCTAAACGTGCGTTTGTAACGCAACGTTACGACGAACAGCGCACATTGACACTTTGCCAAATTACTACACACATTGAAAACACCTGACATATATTACATTTTAGTACTGTGAACCAAGCCTTGCGTGCTGGTCACTCTCAAGAGCACGCAACGAAAACTGCTCTAATCAGCACAAGACTTAAGCGTTTCGCTAAGCAATTTGGTTTTACGCTAAAACCTTCCTTTCAATTCTCTTTT
This region includes:
- the LOC125756811 gene encoding putative nuclease HARBI1, giving the protein MQPPFGRMGGRLEQRHEGLITTRMLAASFPRRDIVSSVSETIHEVAHAITVVGGQKRWVAFPETTDAKERAKAAFARLGRIPGVLGCVDGTLIAIQKTHGLSPADTANYMSRKGFYALNTMITCDADLWILDVNPCFPGSCHDWWVWRRSPLRRDLEAELRPGECLLGDSGYPLEPWLLTPVPGRPASGTPESDYNKAHTAMRNVVERCIGVLKSRLRCLQRHWALLYNPDRAATIIAACAALHSIALAAREPALEGDDDDPDDDDDSDNTEVPPSLAELPPQRVQAPQQVHLRGQQQRNRVVNLFRGPRGSHAEHLRH